A window of the Thermovirga sp. genome harbors these coding sequences:
- a CDS encoding RidA family protein: MEKKVIPFGSAMGMKVAFSTAVSVDVKSVEKIIWVSGQVSFDEKGNIVGKDDMYAQTEHVIKSIQSALAEFGATLDDVVEVNVYVRDMSRLKEIHEARLKYFKEPFPTSTLVEVNKFVHPDALIEINAMAVI; the protein is encoded by the coding sequence ATGGAGAAAAAAGTCATACCGTTCGGCAGCGCCATGGGAATGAAGGTCGCTTTCAGCACGGCAGTGAGCGTGGATGTCAAGTCCGTCGAGAAGATCATCTGGGTCTCCGGTCAGGTTTCTTTCGACGAAAAAGGGAACATTGTCGGAAAAGACGACATGTACGCCCAGACGGAGCATGTCATCAAGAGCATTCAAAGCGCCCTGGCCGAATTCGGAGCCACTCTGGATGATGTGGTCGAGGTCAATGTATATGTCAGGGATATGAGCCGACTCAAGGAAATTCATGAGGCGAGACTCAAATATTTCAAGGAGCCTTTCCCCACCAGTACCCTGGTTGAAGTAAACAAATTTGTGCATCCTGATGCTCTGATAGAGATCAACGCCATGGCAGTGATCTGA